In Pyricularia oryzae 70-15 chromosome 2, whole genome shotgun sequence, one genomic interval encodes:
- a CDS encoding F-box and WD domain-containing protein has product MQQEPLTNPTHDIASLTPSASEHPFQDGFHRGPDGIRSLGASSASPRGASCGSSHLHDAGVLDTEQLDKQLRRLSGHQDGESGRRSTPPIAGQRVFEYENALTPSQPKHSSGFKIANRTSSPSTGIQLMDLPNETLTHILSHLHPDSHSAVALVSKRLYSLVTTPHAWQMAFMRYFPGQKVAQSLSAAISGQAGELDDSDRIRSEYRQFTRLTALASWRSEYLLRTRLLRSAARGKPGTVAGGIGSAIRTGSQKRASPVLTYNSKLPWMVSNIHAVFSSSAKKPPKVIHGSADLCVGTLGDPTTGKIDRWGLDDHFSFSQLDEVFPNLEPYGVDAGPAATLNVIDVSVPYGIVGGEGFPGGRPYFRPIGEPNGRYLATRPDASVLFIPDDVPKIPDMLEGVCSVWVAKSAAVPSTTSSMIGIMTGSTLGVVTSYSLGYDSSGPRYSKGDMTCRWVLSPGVPIIALKVDENYSPKRKALRRVWAVALNALGEVYYLVDTPTPPVARPTVDESFVGAWQGGRTVAWELIEATRRTARSDGLSMDEVMGAYSPRTSSTKMSLTKAQLAAECREIETFFRKTPSDIKKVCEGWDMRRKIEVDFGGDDGGYAGESVVVVTRGLEPGHPAKLMRFTHKMGPVSRESASTPEVLPFNTHATPPKGHFSIFGNPIDLEAPETTSNNGVLSLSGIEAGASSAAGMEDWCATPLFLGIKGQDGIEITSVALDNSIHAQTTLFEDSWKVSGSGGAVASASGDRGSRNKTNAGELPGRRARMMAAGTSSGAVMVWNVRETTSDAVPLVRYIQTESPEVSSVALSSLYLVHGGSDGLAQAWDILASSMEPIRTLNSRASGRLPRAILNANPMLRDANHTAVGAIYLDPDPAVPRGILAFGTFLRYWTYSSEGVQSSTRKRRSRHHADGHLASRRTGATVMDYIANEAAELRREQAHRAREEARLRSRFGVGLGDLTEEEAIRYAQMISEESFQLDEDLRRFHTSDETGSMSQSSSPSAEDADTEMGGGISVDSSQGGHTTGTLTPEATASMQSMLAHQQSQTEDHDPDYERQIQQAMRLSLLEAGINDEGISPRGSSSGEYEFQIKYKPGKKERGTTSRRQSSISPSASQGRKPAFSQPASTPSKHLLGGSGDFDEDLQLALRLSLQDAAETSIGSHDHQPWSASPHCKEDEFPALEPKGKGKRNAA; this is encoded by the exons ATGCAGCAAGAGCCTCTCACGAATCCAACACACGATATCGCCTCTCTCACCCCCAGTGCTTCGGAACACCCTTTCCAAGATGGCTTTCATCGTGGCCCAGATGGCATCCGTAGCCTTGGAGCTTCGTCTGCCTCACCCCGCGGCGCCTCGTGCGGCAGCTCGCACCTGCACGATGCCGGGGTCCTCGACACCGAGCAGCTCGATAAGCAGTTGCGCCGACTGAGCGGCCACCAAGATGGTGAATCTGGACGGCGCTCCACGCCTCCTATAGCTGGTCAACGGGTGTTCGAGTACGAGAACGCTCTAACCCCTTCGCAACCGAAACATTCGTCTGGGTTTAAGATCGCGAACCGGACGAGTTCCCCATCGACAGGGATACAACTGATGGACCTTCCAAACG AGACTTTGACCCATATCTTGTCACACCTGCACCCTGACTCCCATTCGGCAGTCGCGCTGGTCTCAAAGCGTCTTTACAGCCTGGTGACCACGCCTCATGCTTGGCAGATGGCTTTTATGCGATACTTCCCTGGACAGAAGGTTGCCCAGTCGCTGTCCGCGGCCATCTCTGGGCAGGCCGGGGAGCTGGATGACTCAGACAGAATTCGTTCTGAATATCGTCAGTTCACCCGATTGACAGCATTGGCCTCGTGGAGAAGCGAGTATCTTCTTCGCACACGGCTTCTGCGCAGTGCAGCGAGAGGAAAACCAGGCACAGTGGCTGGAGGTATAGGTTCTGCGATTCGCACAGGTTCTCAGAAACGCGCCAGCCCTGTCTTGACATATAACTCGAAACTTCCCTGGATGGTCTCGAACATCCATGCTGTCTTTTCTTCAAGCGCCAAGAAGCCCCCGAAAGTTATCCACGGCTCTGCAGATCTCTGTGTTGGAACCCTGGGGGACCCTACCACTGGCAAAATCGACAGGTGGGGCCTGGACGACCACTTTTCCTTCTCACAGCTTGACGAAGTCTTCCCGAACCTCGAGCCTTATGGCGTCGATGCCGGCCCCGCCGCCACTCTCAATGTCATAGACGTTAGCGTACCCTACGGGATTGTGGGCGGAGAGGGCTTCCCCGGAGGACGGCCTTATTTCCGCCCCATCGGGGAACCCAATGGCCGCTACCTAGCAACTAGGCCCGATGCTTCAGTCTTATTTATTCCAGACGACGTTCCTAAGATCCCAGATATGTTAGAGGGCGTATGCTCTGTTTGGGTAGCCAAGTCCGCAGCAGTACCCTCCACGACGAGTTCCATGATTGGAATCATGACTGGGTCTACTCTGGGTGTTGTGACGTCCTATTCTCTTGGCTACGATTCATCCGGCCCTCGTTACAGCAAGGGTGATATGACCTGTCGATGGGTCCTCAGTCCTGGTGTGCCTATCATCGCCCTGAAAGTCGACGAGAACTATAGCCCGAAGCGCAAGGCGCTAAGGCGTGTTTGGGCTGTCGCGTTGAATGCGTTGGGCGAGGTTTATTATCTAGTGGACACTCCGACGCCGCCCGTTGCCAGACCCACGGTGGATGAGAGCTTTGTGGGCGCTTGGCAGGGGGGACGAACAGTTGCCTGGGAACTGATTGAAGCTACCAGACGGACCGCAAGATCGGACGGACTAAGCATGGACGAAGTGATGGGTGCATATTCACCACGTACATCGTCGACAAAAATGTCCCTTACAAAAGCCCAGCTTGCTGCAGAATGTCGGGAGATCGAGACGTTTTTCCGAAAGACGCCTTCCGACATTAAGAAGGTCTGTGAGGGATGGGACATGCGTCGCAAGATCGAGGTCGACTTTGGTGGTGATGACGGTGGCTACGCCGGAGAGTCTGTGGTTGTCGTTACTCGCGGCTTAGAACCTGGCCATCCGGCGAAGCTCATGAGATTCACCCATAAAATGGGACCGGTCTCGCGGGAATCAGCGTCCACGCCTGAGGTTCTCCCGTTCAACACCCACGCCACCCCGCCCAAAGGGCACTTCTCCATCTTTGGTAACCCCATCGACCTGGAAGCGCCCGAGACTACCTCTAACAATGGTGTCTTGTCATTGAGCGGCATCGAGGCTGGCGCCTCTTCGGCTGCCGGTATGGAAGATTGGTGTGCCACGCCTCTATTCTTGGGTATCAAAGGTCAGGATGGTATCGAGATCACATCCGTTGCTCTTGACAACTCGATTCACGCCCAGACTACACTGTTTGAAGATTCCTGGAAGGTTAGTGGCTCCGGTGGCGCTGTCGCATCTGCTTCTGGTGATCGTGGGTCTCGAAACAAAACCAATGCCGGCGAACTACCTGGAAGGCGAGCAAGGATGATGGCCGCAGGAACCAGCTCAGGTGCCGTAATGGTGTGGAATGTGCGCGAGACGACATCAGATGCAGTGCCATTGGTCAGGTACATACAGACAGAATCCCCCGAGGTCTCGAGCGTTGCGCTCTCGTCGCTGTACCTCGTTCATGGAGGCAGCGACGGACTGGCGCAGGCCTGGGACATTTTGGCCTCAAGCATGGAGCCCATCCGCACACTCAACTCGAGAGCTTCTGGTCGGTTGCCTCGGGCCATCTTGAATGCTAACCCTATGCTTCGAGATGCAAACCACACTGCGGTGGGAGCCATTTACCTTGATCCAGACCCAGCGGTTCCAAGGGGCATTCTGGCGTTTGGGACGTTCTTGCGTTACTGGACTTATAGTTCAGAAGGCGTGCAAAGTTCGACCCGGAAGCGCAGGTCGCGCCACCACGCTGACGGCCATCTTGCCAGTCGTCGCACCGGTGCCACTGTCATGGACTACATTGCAAATGAGGCCGCAGAGCTCCGTCGTGAGCAAGCTCACCGCGCTCGTGAGGAGGCGCGCCTTCGCAGTCGCTTTGGGGTTGGGCTGGGTGACCTCACCGAGGAAGAAGCAATCCGATATGCCCAAATGATATCTGAAGAATCCTTCCAGTTGGATGAGGACCTTCGGCGGTTCCACACGAGTGACGAGACTGGGTCTATGTCTCAGTCTTCATCGCCGTCTGCAGAAGATGCGGACACTGAAATGGGCGGAGGAATTTCGGTCGACAGCAGTCAAGGTGGCCACACCACGGGCACATTGACCCCTGAGGCAACCGCATCAATGCAGTCGATGCTGGCGCATCAACAGAGCCAGACAGAGGACCACGACCCTGATTATGAACGTCAAATACAGCAAGCGATGCGGCTATCCTTGCTCGAGGCAGGCATCAACGATGAGGGGATATCGCCTCGTGGTAGTAGCTCGGGCGAGTACGAGTTCCAGATCAAGTACAAGCCGGGCAAGAAGGAAAGAGGAACCACATCGAGAAGACAGTCCTCAATCTCGCCGTCCGCCAGTCAAGGACGCAAACCTGCTTTCAGTCAGCCTGCTTCTACTCCTAGCAAGCATCTCCTTGGTGGCAGTGGTGATTTTGATGAAGATTTGCAGTTGGCTCTTCGATTGAGCCTCCAGGACGCAGCAGAGACTTCTATTGGATCTCATGACCATCAACCGTGGTCGGCAAGTCCTCACTGCAAGGAAGATGAGTTCCCGGCGCTGGAACCCAAGGGCAAGGGGAAGCGCAACGCAGCTTAG